Proteins from one Oculatellaceae cyanobacterium genomic window:
- a CDS encoding tetratricopeptide repeat protein: MNELSINQLLADLKNSDESVRYQATVELWRIWFGQKGVVGLEMLQRTQAMLEVGDFSQAQEVLTQLITDLPDFAEAWNRRAVLYYMVGEYEKAIADCEMVVKLNPVHFGAWHGLGLSYAALGEYSAAIQAFRQALEIQPYAIENQRLILECTARIN; encoded by the coding sequence ATGAATGAATTATCTATCAATCAGTTACTCGCTGACTTAAAAAACTCTGATGAAAGTGTTCGTTACCAAGCTACGGTAGAACTTTGGCGCATTTGGTTTGGACAAAAGGGAGTTGTGGGTTTGGAAATGTTGCAGCGTACTCAAGCAATGCTAGAGGTAGGCGATTTTTCTCAAGCCCAAGAGGTTTTAACACAACTAATTACAGACTTACCAGATTTTGCAGAAGCTTGGAACCGACGAGCGGTACTTTATTATATGGTTGGAGAGTATGAGAAAGCGATCGCAGATTGTGAGATGGTCGTAAAACTTAACCCAGTGCATTTTGGTGCATGGCACGGTCTAGGTTTATCTTATGCTGCACTCGGAGAATATAGTGCTGCGATTCAAGCTTTTCGTCAAGCTTTAGAAATACAGCCTTATGCTATAGAAAATCAAAGGTTAATTCTAGAATGTACAGCGAGAATCAATTAA